In Opitutaceae bacterium TAV5, one genomic interval encodes:
- a CDS encoding DNA-binding protein codes for MNLRRARLNSGLTQQALAEKAGVAYKYYQDLEAGRLAGLTLATVERLSDALGIDAWKLFHPGAIPEPTRTKARSPQTHR; via the coding sequence ATGAATCTGCGACGCGCCCGGCTGAATTCCGGACTGACCCAACAGGCGCTGGCGGAGAAGGCAGGCGTTGCCTACAAGTATTATCAGGATCTCGAGGCAGGACGGCTTGCCGGGCTGACGCTGGCAACGGTCGAGCGGTTGTCCGATGCCTTGGGCATCGATGCGTGGAAGCTGTTTCATCCCGGCGCCATCCCGGAGCCGACCCGCACCAAGGCGAGGTCGCCACAAACGCACCGGTGA
- a CDS encoding transcriptional regulator: MVSRTPPKVTAIHAELRQRVLDGTWKLDEKLPTETELAAEFSCSLGTVAKAMALLAHEGLVERRPRAGTRVVSSTAAPANPATELDAYAFIYPSEQHEGIWRTVKGFQTAANKTGRRVVTLSTGTDYSKEAEYLSRLSEFAVRGAVFYPLIQNPQEQVHLSNILVNSRFPVVLADLNLAGLGCPSVMVDGFHAGYTATRHLLAQGLKRIGFLANHAWAPSVTERHQGYLWALEEAGIAPDPRRILLDPTMRPDFDDPLKDPTELGTRYFRQASPPPPVSSKNDKDALQAVVCVNDHIAAGLILAAGSLGLTIPKHLKIVGIDDSGLTLPCGQRLTSYHVPFEELGQRAFELLAARIQTPDTVPPLTRIRGEIIARDTT; encoded by the coding sequence ATGGTTTCCCGAACTCCCCCGAAAGTCACCGCGATCCACGCCGAACTTCGCCAGCGTGTACTCGATGGCACATGGAAGCTCGACGAAAAGCTCCCGACCGAAACCGAGCTCGCAGCCGAATTCTCATGCAGCCTCGGCACGGTGGCCAAGGCCATGGCGCTCCTCGCGCACGAGGGCCTCGTCGAACGCCGCCCCCGCGCCGGCACCCGCGTCGTCTCCAGCACCGCCGCCCCCGCCAACCCTGCCACCGAACTCGATGCCTACGCCTTCATCTATCCCAGCGAGCAGCACGAAGGCATCTGGCGCACCGTAAAAGGATTCCAGACCGCCGCCAACAAGACAGGCCGCCGTGTCGTCACGCTTTCAACCGGCACCGATTATTCGAAAGAAGCCGAATACCTCAGCCGCCTCTCCGAATTCGCCGTGCGTGGCGCCGTATTTTACCCACTGATACAGAATCCGCAGGAACAAGTCCATCTCTCCAACATCCTGGTCAATTCCCGCTTCCCCGTCGTCCTCGCCGACCTGAATCTCGCCGGCCTCGGCTGCCCTTCGGTGATGGTGGACGGATTCCACGCCGGGTACACGGCCACCCGCCATCTCCTTGCACAGGGTCTCAAGCGCATCGGTTTCCTCGCCAACCATGCCTGGGCTCCCTCCGTCACCGAGCGCCATCAGGGCTACCTCTGGGCGCTCGAAGAAGCCGGCATCGCGCCCGACCCGCGCCGCATCCTGCTCGACCCGACGATGCGGCCCGATTTTGACGATCCGCTCAAGGATCCCACCGAACTCGGCACGCGGTATTTCAGGCAAGCCTCCCCTCCCCCGCCCGTCTCCTCAAAAAACGACAAAGACGCCCTTCAGGCCGTCGTGTGTGTCAACGATCACATCGCCGCCGGCCTCATCCTCGCCGCCGGATCGCTCGGCCTGACGATTCCGAAACACCTCAAAATCGTCGGCATCGACGATTCCGGCCTGACGCTTCCCTGCGGCCAGCGCCTCACCAGTTACCATGTCCCTTTCGAGGAACTGGGCCAGCGTGCCTTCGAACTCCTCGCCGCCCGTATCCAGACTCCCGACACCGTTCCTCCGCTCACCCGTATTCGCGGCGAAATCATCGCCCGCGATACGACGTAA
- a CDS encoding beta-galactosidase: MPSVFFPIGATYAPLPKATEVDISEWPDDIRRFASLGLNTLRLFICWDRVEKSRGQRDYSRVDCVFELAARHNLRVIVNVGGTFTNLQAIYAPRWLVYDEHCTLLKPAPDSPDELRFNRFKLCYDSPRYQALAREFIQSSVARYKDHPSLLAWSGWNEPRLSECYCKDTLHEYRLWLEKRYRNLADLAAAWSTEFPVYFRSWDDVFPQPQASFETGGYIPWLDWQRFTADNRKNKFTLIRNWIREIDPATPVLSHMCGPCDSDIFGDEDILGTSIYTIHAQAKRTEDFPPYDFTTRQHVPQVAMGLRPHRKDPEGFWVIETEAGPVSWVHDMAPRTYSPRVMNARDMLFVAHGARALLRWLYRSRVSDAQAGEFNMVGWDGRITDRAREFGELAAFLNRHAGLFLSHAEQKSGVAILCSGDCHPHAIAEGYQWRYVEATNNLNNALRHIGIQARICNVRQVLEGELAEARVLFIPFRPYVDPAMTEVLRQFVKNGGTLVVESPFATKNTNGIHYVNTPGHLIDLFGARVWDLEKLYEPCCGELPAFDFKARIEVCGATVEQRFSDGEPAVVSHGFGKGRAVLYGSPVFLPYQLVPVPGSSVNPVITFGEGEKLRAELLRQLEQAGIAPAWQLRDATPRVRQNLHVYFRKLPDGRRLVFVLNMDDEPASFGLKFPGQETVSLLGKSAADESMDRAADALGFRLREWGWAVGILQ; the protein is encoded by the coding sequence ATGCCGTCCGTGTTTTTCCCGATCGGAGCCACTTACGCTCCCCTGCCAAAAGCCACCGAAGTGGACATCTCTGAATGGCCCGACGACATCCGCCGTTTCGCCAGCCTCGGACTCAACACCCTGCGCCTCTTCATCTGCTGGGACCGCGTGGAGAAAAGCCGCGGCCAGCGCGACTACTCGCGTGTCGACTGCGTATTCGAACTCGCCGCACGTCACAACCTTCGGGTCATCGTCAACGTCGGGGGCACCTTCACCAATCTTCAGGCCATCTATGCTCCGCGCTGGCTCGTTTACGACGAACATTGCACCCTCCTGAAGCCCGCGCCCGATTCGCCGGACGAACTCCGCTTCAACCGCTTCAAGCTCTGTTACGACAGCCCCCGTTATCAGGCTCTCGCCAGGGAATTCATCCAGTCCTCTGTCGCCCGGTACAAGGATCATCCGTCGCTGCTCGCCTGGTCGGGCTGGAACGAGCCGCGGCTTTCCGAGTGCTACTGCAAGGACACCTTGCATGAATACCGCCTGTGGCTGGAAAAGAGATACAGGAACCTCGCCGATCTGGCTGCCGCATGGAGCACCGAGTTTCCCGTCTATTTCCGCTCCTGGGACGATGTGTTCCCCCAGCCCCAGGCGAGCTTCGAAACCGGCGGCTATATCCCCTGGCTCGACTGGCAGCGTTTCACCGCCGACAACCGGAAAAACAAGTTCACCCTCATCCGCAACTGGATCAGGGAGATCGACCCCGCCACTCCCGTCCTCTCCCACATGTGCGGTCCCTGTGATTCCGACATTTTTGGCGACGAGGACATCCTCGGCACGAGCATCTACACCATCCACGCCCAGGCCAAACGTACCGAGGATTTTCCCCCCTACGATTTTACGACCCGCCAGCATGTCCCGCAGGTCGCGATGGGGTTGCGTCCGCACCGCAAGGACCCCGAAGGCTTCTGGGTCATCGAAACCGAAGCAGGCCCCGTCAGCTGGGTGCACGATATGGCGCCGCGCACCTATTCGCCGCGTGTCATGAACGCCCGCGACATGCTCTTTGTCGCGCATGGCGCCCGCGCCCTCCTCCGCTGGCTCTACCGCAGCCGTGTTTCCGATGCGCAGGCCGGCGAATTCAATATGGTCGGCTGGGATGGCCGGATCACCGACCGGGCCCGCGAATTCGGAGAACTTGCCGCGTTTCTGAATCGCCACGCCGGTCTGTTCCTTTCCCACGCCGAACAAAAATCCGGGGTCGCGATCCTTTGCTCCGGTGACTGTCATCCGCATGCGATTGCGGAGGGCTACCAGTGGCGCTATGTCGAGGCGACCAACAATCTCAACAACGCGCTTCGCCATATCGGCATCCAGGCCCGTATCTGCAACGTCAGGCAAGTGCTCGAAGGCGAACTGGCGGAGGCCCGGGTGCTGTTCATCCCCTTTCGTCCCTACGTCGATCCGGCGATGACCGAAGTGCTCCGGCAGTTTGTGAAAAATGGCGGCACGCTTGTCGTCGAGTCTCCGTTTGCGACCAAGAACACGAACGGAATCCATTATGTGAATACTCCGGGCCACCTGATCGATCTCTTCGGCGCCCGGGTATGGGATCTCGAAAAACTTTACGAACCCTGCTGCGGAGAACTCCCCGCTTTCGATTTCAAGGCCCGGATCGAGGTGTGCGGGGCGACCGTCGAACAGCGTTTTTCCGATGGTGAACCCGCCGTGGTCAGCCACGGGTTCGGAAAGGGGCGCGCCGTCCTTTACGGTTCGCCGGTTTTTCTCCCCTACCAGCTCGTCCCGGTTCCCGGTTCGTCGGTGAATCCGGTCATCACGTTCGGGGAGGGTGAAAAACTCCGTGCCGAACTGCTTCGTCAACTTGAACAGGCCGGCATCGCCCCTGCCTGGCAGCTTCGCGACGCCACGCCCCGCGTGCGCCAGAACCTGCACGTTTATTTCCGAAAACTCCCCGACGGACGGCGGCTGGTTTTTGTCCTCAACATGGACGACGAGCCGGCATCCTTCGGACTGAAATTCCCCGGCCAGGAAACCGTCAGCCTGCTGGGGAAATCCGCCGCCGACGAATCCATGGACCGGGCAGCCGATGCGCTCGGATTCCGGCTCCGCGAATGGGGCTGGGCCGTCGGCATTCTCCAATAA
- a CDS encoding N-terminal cleavage protein translates to MKTSDVLPISRSYAFTLVELLTVIAIIGILAAILIPTVGKVRQSANAAKCISNLRQFGVASALYQADHKGRLNYQNNLGTKPRWEDRFEPYLTTNDVRTHNSLWVCPSVNFDANVTNQSYNIRHYAMSFFTYNKEASNNSYVAPEDQAVAYSLSDFNTPARKAYIMEIREHKKSCGFHDYQFFYDPDPASEGKIALRHNNKTNLLFLDGHVGTFGVPPLPTARDDTTAGKWLKHDTEAPTF, encoded by the coding sequence ATGAAAACCTCCGATGTCCTCCCCATCTCCCGTTCGTACGCCTTCACCCTGGTCGAACTGCTCACCGTGATTGCCATCATCGGCATCCTCGCCGCGATCCTCATTCCGACCGTCGGGAAAGTCCGCCAGTCCGCTAATGCGGCGAAATGCATCAGCAACCTCCGCCAGTTCGGCGTCGCCTCGGCGCTCTACCAGGCCGACCACAAGGGGCGGCTCAATTATCAAAACAATCTCGGAACCAAACCACGATGGGAGGACCGTTTTGAGCCGTATCTCACCACCAATGACGTGCGTACACACAACTCTCTCTGGGTCTGCCCCTCCGTCAACTTCGACGCGAACGTCACCAACCAGTCCTACAACATCCGCCATTACGCGATGTCATTTTTTACCTATAACAAAGAGGCGAGTAACAATAGTTACGTCGCTCCCGAAGATCAGGCCGTTGCTTATTCCCTGAGCGACTTCAACACCCCCGCCCGCAAGGCCTACATCATGGAGATTCGCGAACACAAGAAGAGCTGCGGGTTTCACGACTACCAGTTTTTCTACGATCCCGATCCGGCCTCGGAGGGAAAAATCGCCCTCCGTCACAACAACAAGACCAATCTCCTCTTTCTCGACGGTCACGTCGGCACGTTCGGCGTGCCTCCGCTGCCGACCGCCAGGGACGATACGACGGCGGGAAAATGGCTCAAGCACGACACCGAAGCTCCGACGTTCTGA
- a CDS encoding glycosyltransferase family 1: MKTTMKHITLALGISLAALSPLARAASSELVRYADNGTKTAKDDTYSVSSTIGFAPEVVSNVFAWASNGGTLIARGLTKASNGTNNLAIGNGNAITDEAAAVALGKYFTFEIEPTAGNQLTLTEVAAKTQSDVGAGLQALTVTAFLRSSVDNYASTLASFTITTPENQGTGTSSQFGLLTTGPLGVAFSGLTEKVTFRLYAYVQSDNLDWNHIVRFDDIRISGYTTSAIPEPGTTALLAGAAMLLAVWGMRCIHGRKQN, translated from the coding sequence ATGAAAACCACAATGAAACACATCACGTTAGCGCTTGGCATCAGCCTTGCGGCCCTGTCGCCTCTCGCCCGGGCCGCCTCTTCGGAATTGGTCCGGTATGCGGACAATGGAACGAAGACCGCGAAGGACGATACCTACTCGGTTTCTTCCACGATCGGATTCGCCCCCGAAGTCGTCTCGAACGTATTCGCCTGGGCAAGCAACGGCGGCACCCTGATTGCGCGCGGACTGACCAAGGCTTCCAACGGCACCAACAATCTGGCCATTGGAAATGGCAACGCCATCACCGACGAGGCAGCGGCTGTGGCGCTCGGCAAATACTTCACGTTCGAGATCGAACCGACAGCCGGAAACCAACTGACATTGACCGAAGTGGCCGCGAAAACGCAGAGCGATGTGGGGGCAGGTCTTCAGGCGCTGACCGTCACCGCATTTTTGCGTTCCAGCGTGGACAACTATGCGAGCACCCTCGCCTCGTTCACGATTACAACTCCGGAAAACCAGGGAACCGGCACCAGCTCTCAATTCGGCCTTCTCACCACCGGACCATTGGGTGTGGCGTTTTCGGGGCTGACGGAGAAGGTGACATTCCGTCTCTACGCTTACGTTCAGTCCGATAATCTGGACTGGAATCATATTGTCCGCTTCGACGACATCCGTATTTCAGGATACACTACCTCTGCCATCCCGGAGCCGGGAACCACAGCGCTTCTGGCCGGCGCGGCGATGCTCCTCGCCGTGTGGGGAATGCGCTGCATCCACGGCCGCAAGCAGAACTGA
- a CDS encoding AraC family transcriptional regulator, with product MKDHDAMPGVSGESYWDSLRVSLTRFFEGPPIGRHGTFHGVVLTVFKFLAGNATLVKNGVSVSAGKGEWMVCHPGIRFQHFSDSARIFSIHLKVECPGNMATWTGGPVLSFADDAGLNRCVRRIRQSAIIRRMESVGKICPQGLLETFVEALELHEAVFLFTRSLMEVLEPLGMRYVALPIRDARVRESRHQLATMGLREPFTRQWLASKYGLSAAQLDRLWRSELDMTPALFWHQRRLHAASTLLLSRENSIKQVAYETGFDYPSQFSNWFAENMGESPRTFRDRHEWD from the coding sequence ATGAAGGACCATGACGCGATGCCGGGGGTTTCGGGTGAATCGTATTGGGATTCGTTGCGGGTGTCGTTGACCCGGTTTTTCGAGGGACCGCCCATCGGGAGGCACGGCACCTTTCACGGAGTGGTCCTGACCGTGTTCAAGTTTCTCGCGGGCAATGCGACTCTGGTCAAAAACGGCGTATCCGTATCCGCCGGGAAAGGGGAGTGGATGGTGTGCCATCCCGGTATCCGGTTTCAGCATTTCTCGGATTCGGCCCGGATCTTTTCCATCCATTTGAAGGTGGAGTGCCCGGGGAACATGGCGACATGGACGGGCGGGCCGGTGTTATCGTTTGCCGACGATGCAGGCTTGAATCGCTGCGTGAGAAGGATTCGCCAGTCGGCGATTATCCGGAGGATGGAGTCGGTGGGGAAAATATGTCCGCAGGGTTTGCTGGAAACATTTGTGGAGGCGCTCGAGTTGCATGAGGCGGTATTTCTTTTTACGCGGAGCCTGATGGAAGTCCTGGAACCGCTGGGGATGCGTTATGTGGCGTTGCCCATCCGCGATGCGCGCGTGCGGGAGAGCCGCCATCAATTGGCGACGATGGGGCTGCGCGAGCCTTTCACGCGCCAGTGGCTGGCGTCGAAATACGGGCTGAGCGCCGCGCAGCTTGACCGTCTGTGGCGTAGTGAACTGGACATGACGCCGGCGCTTTTCTGGCATCAGCGGAGACTTCATGCGGCGAGCACGTTGTTGTTGAGCCGGGAGAATTCGATCAAGCAGGTGGCCTATGAGACGGGTTTCGATTACCCGAGCCAGTTTTCCAACTGGTTTGCGGAGAACATGGGAGAGTCTCCGCGAACGTTCCGGGACCGGCATGAGTGGGATTAG
- a CDS encoding alanyl-tRNA synthetase, translated as MTSAEIRQSFLDFFAKQGHTIVPSASLLPDSPGLLFTNAGMNQFVPIFLGDRAPDVSHWAGARPAKDTRAADTQKCIRAGGKHNDLEDVGYDTYHHTLFEMLGNWSFGDYFKRESLTWGWELLTKVWGIPAKRLFASVYSPDKSKGDPADFDQEAYDIWVGIFRAEGLDPALHIVHGNKKDNFWMMGDTGPCGPCSEIHFNLLPSDDEAAGRALVNSSSPRCIEIWNHVFIQFNANADGTFSPLAAKHVDTGMGFERVAGIHATTHGFKDFSRVPSNYNADVFSPLFAKVAELSGKTYRETVPTSDRRQNLGEQEQIDIAFRVLADHARTVSCAIADGILPGNEGRNYVIRRILRRGILYGNKLGLKTGFFEQLVAPVVESLGPVFPELVAQQDIIRRVIRSEEESFGRTLERGLRVFEGVLETMKQAQALAASAPNLESLSFNSGKTTIEIPIGSKTLSGRAAFLLYDTFGFPLDMTQLLAAEHGLTVDTAEFEEQMEAQRARGRESTVKEIITAATEGDAATDTTATLFTGYDATALAGVSARLVDVVQNKDAKDPNKDATYLVFDRTPFYAEMGGQLGDAGTVVLGDATLTVTDTIKDKSGRHLHRLSDASARLLPAGNCDAAATLSVDLDRRRAIQRHHTATHLLHWALREVVGTHLRQAGSLNATDRLRFDFSHFEAVSPDDLRKIEALVNARIIDNASVTTTETDFDKKPEGTLAFFGEKYGKRVRIVDVGGYSRELCGGTHVSTTGEIGYFKIISEGAIAAGTRRIEAVAGAAAYAHAAEQEARIAAAAGLIGATPAQFDQKLAHLVAQKAEIEKKLKTLEDRAATTLAADLAAKAIEKPDGTKWVDAVVEVDAPEALRHIGSQILARLGGATGAAVVRIGAVFPDKASLAAFASPAAIKLGHQAGALVRDLCQQIDGKGGGKPDFAMGGGKNTEKLKTLLGA; from the coding sequence ATGACCTCCGCCGAGATTCGCCAGTCCTTCCTCGATTTCTTTGCCAAGCAAGGCCACACCATCGTGCCCTCCGCCTCGCTGCTGCCCGACTCGCCCGGCCTCCTCTTCACCAACGCCGGCATGAACCAGTTCGTGCCCATTTTCCTCGGCGACCGCGCGCCCGACGTCTCCCACTGGGCCGGCGCCCGTCCGGCCAAGGACACCCGCGCCGCCGACACCCAGAAGTGCATCCGCGCCGGCGGCAAACACAACGACCTCGAGGACGTCGGCTACGACACCTACCACCACACGCTGTTCGAGATGCTCGGCAACTGGTCCTTCGGCGACTATTTCAAGCGCGAGTCGCTCACCTGGGGCTGGGAACTGCTGACCAAAGTCTGGGGCATCCCCGCCAAGCGGCTTTTCGCCTCCGTCTATTCGCCCGACAAGTCGAAAGGCGATCCCGCCGATTTCGACCAGGAGGCGTATGATATCTGGGTGGGCATCTTCCGCGCCGAAGGGCTCGACCCCGCCCTCCACATCGTCCACGGCAACAAGAAGGACAACTTCTGGATGATGGGCGACACCGGCCCCTGCGGACCGTGCTCGGAGATCCATTTCAATCTCCTTCCCTCCGATGACGAAGCCGCCGGCCGCGCCCTCGTCAACTCGTCCAGCCCCCGCTGCATCGAAATCTGGAACCACGTCTTCATCCAGTTCAACGCCAACGCCGACGGCACCTTCTCGCCCCTCGCCGCCAAGCACGTCGATACCGGCATGGGCTTCGAGCGCGTCGCGGGCATCCACGCGACGACCCATGGTTTCAAGGATTTTTCCCGCGTACCTTCCAACTACAACGCCGACGTTTTTTCTCCCCTCTTCGCCAAAGTCGCCGAACTTTCGGGCAAGACCTACCGCGAGACCGTCCCGACCAGCGATCGTCGGCAAAACCTCGGCGAACAGGAGCAGATCGACATCGCCTTCCGCGTCCTCGCCGACCATGCCCGCACCGTCTCGTGCGCCATCGCCGACGGCATCCTCCCGGGCAACGAAGGCCGCAACTACGTCATCCGCCGCATCCTCCGCCGCGGCATCCTCTACGGAAACAAGCTCGGCCTCAAAACCGGCTTTTTCGAACAACTCGTCGCCCCCGTCGTCGAATCGCTCGGCCCCGTTTTCCCCGAACTCGTCGCGCAGCAGGACATCATCCGCCGCGTCATCCGCAGCGAGGAAGAGAGTTTCGGACGCACCCTCGAGCGCGGTCTCCGCGTGTTTGAAGGCGTTCTCGAGACGATGAAGCAGGCGCAGGCTCTTGCCGCCTCCGCGCCCAACCTCGAATCGCTTTCCTTCAACTCCGGCAAAACCACCATCGAAATCCCCATCGGCAGCAAGACCCTCTCCGGCCGCGCCGCCTTCCTCCTCTACGATACCTTCGGCTTCCCGCTCGACATGACGCAACTGCTCGCCGCCGAGCATGGCCTCACCGTCGACACCGCCGAGTTCGAGGAGCAAATGGAGGCCCAGCGCGCCCGCGGCCGCGAATCCACCGTCAAGGAAATCATCACCGCCGCCACCGAAGGCGACGCCGCCACCGATACCACCGCCACGCTCTTCACCGGCTACGACGCCACCGCGCTTGCCGGCGTCTCCGCCCGGCTCGTCGACGTCGTTCAGAACAAGGACGCCAAAGACCCGAACAAGGACGCCACGTATCTCGTCTTCGACCGCACCCCCTTCTATGCCGAGATGGGCGGGCAGCTCGGCGATGCCGGCACCGTCGTTCTCGGCGATGCCACGCTCACGGTCACCGACACCATCAAGGACAAATCCGGCCGCCATCTGCACCGTCTCTCCGACGCGTCCGCCAGGCTCCTGCCGGCAGGCAACTGCGACGCCGCGGCCACGCTCTCGGTCGATCTCGACCGCCGCCGCGCCATCCAGCGCCACCACACGGCCACGCACCTGCTTCACTGGGCGTTGCGTGAGGTCGTGGGCACGCACCTGCGTCAGGCCGGTTCGCTCAACGCCACCGACCGCCTCCGCTTCGACTTTTCCCACTTCGAGGCCGTCTCGCCCGACGACCTCCGCAAGATCGAGGCGCTCGTCAACGCCCGCATCATCGACAACGCCTCCGTCACCACCACCGAGACCGATTTCGACAAAAAACCCGAAGGCACCCTCGCCTTCTTCGGCGAGAAATACGGCAAGCGCGTCCGCATCGTCGATGTCGGCGGCTACAGCCGCGAACTCTGCGGCGGTACCCATGTTTCCACTACGGGTGAGATCGGCTATTTCAAAATCATCAGCGAAGGCGCCATCGCCGCCGGCACCCGCCGCATCGAGGCCGTCGCCGGCGCCGCCGCCTACGCACACGCCGCCGAACAGGAAGCCCGTATCGCCGCCGCTGCCGGATTGATCGGCGCCACGCCCGCGCAATTTGACCAGAAACTCGCGCATCTCGTCGCGCAGAAAGCGGAGATCGAAAAGAAACTCAAAACCCTCGAAGACCGCGCCGCTACCACGCTCGCCGCCGACCTCGCTGCGAAAGCCATTGAGAAACCCGACGGCACGAAGTGGGTCGATGCCGTCGTCGAGGTGGATGCCCCCGAAGCGCTCCGCCACATCGGCAGCCAGATCCTCGCCCGGCTCGGCGGCGCGACCGGCGCTGCGGTTGTCCGCATCGGCGCTGTTTTCCCCGACAAGGCCAGCCTCGCGGCCTTTGCCTCGCCGGCGGCGATCAAGCTGGGCCATCAGGCCGGCGCGCTCGTCCGCGACCTCTGCCAGCAGATCGACGGCAAGGGCGGCGGCAAACCCGACTTCGCCATGGGCGGCGGCAAGAACACCGAAAAGCTGAAAACGCTCCTCGGCGCGTAA
- a CDS encoding N-terminal cleavage protein, giving the protein MPHPYPKPSCAFTLVELLTVIAIIGILAAIIIPTVGKVRKTAERATCSANLRNVYNFTMLYASDNKDLMPLARTSGLASEEEQNALFWRRAILPYMGVSPVSGENVFRSTGATCPVVQKLVATLNPSYPNRAGLVNYAMNIYIRPNTSLSPPTRLPVSAFRSPSKTMLYTEAPIDPSTWPSPTMTQPLAAIMKGDAPKHGDYHDGSQNVVFADGHIENIKTISRIAAPPWFPPSGGNPNDYPFWMP; this is encoded by the coding sequence ATGCCTCATCCATATCCCAAACCTTCATGTGCCTTTACATTGGTCGAATTGCTTACGGTCATCGCCATCATCGGCATTCTGGCCGCGATCATCATCCCGACAGTTGGCAAAGTTCGCAAGACCGCCGAACGCGCCACCTGTAGCGCCAACCTCCGCAATGTTTACAACTTCACCATGCTTTATGCGAGCGACAACAAAGACCTTATGCCGCTCGCTCGCACCTCCGGTCTTGCCTCCGAGGAGGAGCAGAATGCCCTTTTCTGGCGGCGCGCCATCCTTCCCTACATGGGCGTTTCGCCTGTAAGCGGCGAAAATGTTTTTCGATCAACGGGTGCCACCTGTCCGGTTGTTCAGAAACTGGTCGCTACGCTGAACCCCTCGTATCCAAACCGCGCCGGTCTCGTAAACTACGCGATGAACATTTATATCCGCCCCAACACCAGCCTCTCTCCGCCGACCCGCCTTCCCGTGAGCGCGTTTCGATCCCCGTCAAAAACCATGCTTTATACCGAGGCTCCCATTGACCCCTCGACATGGCCCAGTCCCACCATGACACAGCCTCTTGCCGCGATCATGAAGGGTGACGCCCCAAAACACGGCGATTATCACGACGGTTCGCAAAACGTCGTGTTTGCGGACGGACATATTGAAAATATAAAGACAATCTCCCGCATCGCCGCTCCGCCCTGGTTCCCTCCTTCCGGCGGCAATCCAAACGACTATCCGTTCTGGATGCCCTGA